In Nasonia vitripennis strain AsymCx chromosome 2, Nvit_psr_1.1, whole genome shotgun sequence, a genomic segment contains:
- the LOC100120481 gene encoding serine/threonine-protein kinase 3 isoform X3 codes for MTELKKLSEESLTRQPEEVFDIICKLGEGSYGSVYKALHKESGQVLAIKQVPVDTDLQEIIKEISIMQQCDSPFVVKYYGSYFKNTDLWIVMEYCGAGSVSDIMRLRKKTLQEDEIATILCDTLKGLEYLHLRRKIHRDIKAGNILLNNEGHAKLADFGVAGQLTDTMAKRNTVIGTPFWMAPEVIQEIGYDCVADIWSLGITALEMAEGKPPYGDIHPMRAIFMIPTKPPPSFREPDQWSPEFIDFVSVCLVKNPEERATASELLNHEFIGNAKQPSILSQMIADAHEIREKQSANRTHVINNVAIKGQNNADDSDDDDCTGTMKPLPEDQGTLVPSHDLLDTGTLTSAMLDLGTMVINSDTDTEATMKRHNTGSVESGKKYRPLFLDHFDKKESPEIEKGNGQIQLVQHPEIEAKPEVQNQLESQRFQSHLQLQLNQISHPMPEPQLNNISKIQNVFNEREFDFLKFLSFEELQQRMENLDDELEKEINELKKRYQTKRQPILDAMDTKRKRQQNF; via the exons ATGAC TGAACTGAAGAAGTTATCGGAGGAGAGCTTAACCAGACAACCAGAAGAAGTATTTGATATAATATGTAAATTAGGAGAAGG GTCCTATGGCTCTGTATATAAGGCATTGCACAAAGAGAGTGGACAGGTACTTGCAATCAAGCAAGTACCTGTCGACACAGATCTTCAAGAAATTATCAAGGAAATTTCTATAATGCAACAATGTGATTCCCCGTTTGTAGTCAAATATTATGgaagttattttaaaaatactgatcTATGG ATTGTGATGGAGTATTGCGGTGCTGGATCAGTCAGTGACATAATGAGGTTAAGGAAGAAAACACTGCAGGAGGATGAAATTGCTACAATTTTGTGTGATACATTGAAAGGGTTAGAATATTTACATCTAAGAAGAAAGATACATAGAGATATTAAAGCaggaaatattttgttaaataatgaAGGGCATGCTAAATTAGCTGATTTTGGTGTTGCCGGTCAATTAACG GATACAATGGCTAAGCGTAATACAGTCATTGGTACTCCGTTTTGGATGGCTCCAGAAGTTATTCAAGAGATTGGATATGATTGCGTGGCTGATATTTGGTCTCTGGGTATAACAGCACTTGAAATGGCAGAAGGAAAGCCACCTTATGGAGATATTCATCCAATGAGAGCAATTTTCATGATTCCAACAAAGCCACCACCTAGTTTCAGAGAACCTGACCAATGGAGTCCAGAGTTTATTGATTTTGTCAGCGTGTGCCTTGTTAAAAATCCAGAAGAAAGAGCAACAGCTAGTGAATTACTGAATCATGAATTCATAG GCAATGCAAAGCAGCCAAGTATTCTTAGTCAAATGATTGCTGATGCACAtgaaattcgagaaaaacaaagtgctAATCGTACGCATGTGATAAATAATGTAGCGATTAAGGGTCAGAATAACGCTGACGATTCg gACGATGACGACTGCACTGGAACCATGAAGCCTTTGCCAGAAGATCAAGGAACTCTAGTTCCAAGCCATGACCTTCTGGATACAGGGACACTTACTTCGGCAATGTTAGATTTAGGAACAATGGTTATAAATAGTGACACGGATACTGAAGCTACTATGAAAA GACACAATACTGGATCTGTTGAATCAGGAAAGAAGTACAGACCGCTATTTCTTGATCATTTTGACAAAAAAGAATCACCTGAAATCGAAAAG GGAAATGGGCAAATTCAACTGGTGCAACATCCTGAGATAGAAGCAAAACCAGAAGTGCAAAATCAATTGGAATCTCAGAGGTTTCAAAGTCATCTACAGCTACAACTCAATCAAATTTCACATCCAATGCCTGAACCACAACTCAACAACATATCGAAGAtacaaaatgtttttaacGAACGTGAATTTGATTTC tTGAAGTTCCTTTCGTTTGAAGAGTTGCAGCAAAGAATGGAAAATTTGGACGATGAGttagaaaaagaaattaacgAATTAAAAAAGAGGTACCAAACTAAACGACAACCCATCCTCGATGCCATGGATACAAAACGAAAGCGCCAACAGAACTTTTAA
- the LOC100120481 gene encoding serine/threonine-protein kinase 3 isoform X2 yields the protein MSSKSELKKLSEESLTRQPEEVFDIICKLGEGSYGSVYKALHKESGQVLAIKQVPVDTDLQEIIKEISIMQQCDSPFVVKYYGSYFKNTDLWIVMEYCGAGSVSDIMRLRKKTLQEDEIATILCDTLKGLEYLHLRRKIHRDIKAGNILLNNEGHAKLADFGVAGQLTDTMAKRNTVIGTPFWMAPEVIQEIGYDCVADIWSLGITALEMAEGKPPYGDIHPMRAIFMIPTKPPPSFREPDQWSPEFIDFVSVCLVKNPEERATASELLNHEFIGNAKQPSILSQMIADAHEIREKQSANRTHVINNVAIKGQNNADDSDDDDCTGTMKPLPEDQGTLVPSHDLLDTGTLTSAMLDLGTMVINSDTDTEATMKRHNTGSVESGKKYRPLFLDHFDKKESPEIEKGNGQIQLVQHPEIEAKPEVQNQLESQRFQSHLQLQLNQISHPMPEPQLNNISKIQNVFNEREFDFLKFLSFEELQQRMENLDDELEKEINELKKRYQTKRQPILDAMDTKRKRQQNF from the exons ATGTCTTCTAAGAG TGAACTGAAGAAGTTATCGGAGGAGAGCTTAACCAGACAACCAGAAGAAGTATTTGATATAATATGTAAATTAGGAGAAGG GTCCTATGGCTCTGTATATAAGGCATTGCACAAAGAGAGTGGACAGGTACTTGCAATCAAGCAAGTACCTGTCGACACAGATCTTCAAGAAATTATCAAGGAAATTTCTATAATGCAACAATGTGATTCCCCGTTTGTAGTCAAATATTATGgaagttattttaaaaatactgatcTATGG ATTGTGATGGAGTATTGCGGTGCTGGATCAGTCAGTGACATAATGAGGTTAAGGAAGAAAACACTGCAGGAGGATGAAATTGCTACAATTTTGTGTGATACATTGAAAGGGTTAGAATATTTACATCTAAGAAGAAAGATACATAGAGATATTAAAGCaggaaatattttgttaaataatgaAGGGCATGCTAAATTAGCTGATTTTGGTGTTGCCGGTCAATTAACG GATACAATGGCTAAGCGTAATACAGTCATTGGTACTCCGTTTTGGATGGCTCCAGAAGTTATTCAAGAGATTGGATATGATTGCGTGGCTGATATTTGGTCTCTGGGTATAACAGCACTTGAAATGGCAGAAGGAAAGCCACCTTATGGAGATATTCATCCAATGAGAGCAATTTTCATGATTCCAACAAAGCCACCACCTAGTTTCAGAGAACCTGACCAATGGAGTCCAGAGTTTATTGATTTTGTCAGCGTGTGCCTTGTTAAAAATCCAGAAGAAAGAGCAACAGCTAGTGAATTACTGAATCATGAATTCATAG GCAATGCAAAGCAGCCAAGTATTCTTAGTCAAATGATTGCTGATGCACAtgaaattcgagaaaaacaaagtgctAATCGTACGCATGTGATAAATAATGTAGCGATTAAGGGTCAGAATAACGCTGACGATTCg gACGATGACGACTGCACTGGAACCATGAAGCCTTTGCCAGAAGATCAAGGAACTCTAGTTCCAAGCCATGACCTTCTGGATACAGGGACACTTACTTCGGCAATGTTAGATTTAGGAACAATGGTTATAAATAGTGACACGGATACTGAAGCTACTATGAAAA GACACAATACTGGATCTGTTGAATCAGGAAAGAAGTACAGACCGCTATTTCTTGATCATTTTGACAAAAAAGAATCACCTGAAATCGAAAAG GGAAATGGGCAAATTCAACTGGTGCAACATCCTGAGATAGAAGCAAAACCAGAAGTGCAAAATCAATTGGAATCTCAGAGGTTTCAAAGTCATCTACAGCTACAACTCAATCAAATTTCACATCCAATGCCTGAACCACAACTCAACAACATATCGAAGAtacaaaatgtttttaacGAACGTGAATTTGATTTC tTGAAGTTCCTTTCGTTTGAAGAGTTGCAGCAAAGAATGGAAAATTTGGACGATGAGttagaaaaagaaattaacgAATTAAAAAAGAGGTACCAAACTAAACGACAACCCATCCTCGATGCCATGGATACAAAACGAAAGCGCCAACAGAACTTTTAA
- the LOC100120481 gene encoding serine/threonine-protein kinase 3 isoform X1, which yields MYANQHQSSMSHELKKLSEESLTRQPEEVFDIICKLGEGSYGSVYKALHKESGQVLAIKQVPVDTDLQEIIKEISIMQQCDSPFVVKYYGSYFKNTDLWIVMEYCGAGSVSDIMRLRKKTLQEDEIATILCDTLKGLEYLHLRRKIHRDIKAGNILLNNEGHAKLADFGVAGQLTDTMAKRNTVIGTPFWMAPEVIQEIGYDCVADIWSLGITALEMAEGKPPYGDIHPMRAIFMIPTKPPPSFREPDQWSPEFIDFVSVCLVKNPEERATASELLNHEFIGNAKQPSILSQMIADAHEIREKQSANRTHVINNVAIKGQNNADDSDDDDCTGTMKPLPEDQGTLVPSHDLLDTGTLTSAMLDLGTMVINSDTDTEATMKRHNTGSVESGKKYRPLFLDHFDKKESPEIEKGNGQIQLVQHPEIEAKPEVQNQLESQRFQSHLQLQLNQISHPMPEPQLNNISKIQNVFNEREFDFLKFLSFEELQQRMENLDDELEKEINELKKRYQTKRQPILDAMDTKRKRQQNF from the exons ATGTACGCCAATCAACATCAGTCGAGCATGTCGCA TGAACTGAAGAAGTTATCGGAGGAGAGCTTAACCAGACAACCAGAAGAAGTATTTGATATAATATGTAAATTAGGAGAAGG GTCCTATGGCTCTGTATATAAGGCATTGCACAAAGAGAGTGGACAGGTACTTGCAATCAAGCAAGTACCTGTCGACACAGATCTTCAAGAAATTATCAAGGAAATTTCTATAATGCAACAATGTGATTCCCCGTTTGTAGTCAAATATTATGgaagttattttaaaaatactgatcTATGG ATTGTGATGGAGTATTGCGGTGCTGGATCAGTCAGTGACATAATGAGGTTAAGGAAGAAAACACTGCAGGAGGATGAAATTGCTACAATTTTGTGTGATACATTGAAAGGGTTAGAATATTTACATCTAAGAAGAAAGATACATAGAGATATTAAAGCaggaaatattttgttaaataatgaAGGGCATGCTAAATTAGCTGATTTTGGTGTTGCCGGTCAATTAACG GATACAATGGCTAAGCGTAATACAGTCATTGGTACTCCGTTTTGGATGGCTCCAGAAGTTATTCAAGAGATTGGATATGATTGCGTGGCTGATATTTGGTCTCTGGGTATAACAGCACTTGAAATGGCAGAAGGAAAGCCACCTTATGGAGATATTCATCCAATGAGAGCAATTTTCATGATTCCAACAAAGCCACCACCTAGTTTCAGAGAACCTGACCAATGGAGTCCAGAGTTTATTGATTTTGTCAGCGTGTGCCTTGTTAAAAATCCAGAAGAAAGAGCAACAGCTAGTGAATTACTGAATCATGAATTCATAG GCAATGCAAAGCAGCCAAGTATTCTTAGTCAAATGATTGCTGATGCACAtgaaattcgagaaaaacaaagtgctAATCGTACGCATGTGATAAATAATGTAGCGATTAAGGGTCAGAATAACGCTGACGATTCg gACGATGACGACTGCACTGGAACCATGAAGCCTTTGCCAGAAGATCAAGGAACTCTAGTTCCAAGCCATGACCTTCTGGATACAGGGACACTTACTTCGGCAATGTTAGATTTAGGAACAATGGTTATAAATAGTGACACGGATACTGAAGCTACTATGAAAA GACACAATACTGGATCTGTTGAATCAGGAAAGAAGTACAGACCGCTATTTCTTGATCATTTTGACAAAAAAGAATCACCTGAAATCGAAAAG GGAAATGGGCAAATTCAACTGGTGCAACATCCTGAGATAGAAGCAAAACCAGAAGTGCAAAATCAATTGGAATCTCAGAGGTTTCAAAGTCATCTACAGCTACAACTCAATCAAATTTCACATCCAATGCCTGAACCACAACTCAACAACATATCGAAGAtacaaaatgtttttaacGAACGTGAATTTGATTTC tTGAAGTTCCTTTCGTTTGAAGAGTTGCAGCAAAGAATGGAAAATTTGGACGATGAGttagaaaaagaaattaacgAATTAAAAAAGAGGTACCAAACTAAACGACAACCCATCCTCGATGCCATGGATACAAAACGAAAGCGCCAACAGAACTTTTAA